In Cygnus atratus isolate AKBS03 ecotype Queensland, Australia chromosome 5, CAtr_DNAZoo_HiC_assembly, whole genome shotgun sequence, a single window of DNA contains:
- the LOC118244251 gene encoding disintegrin and metalloproteinase domain-containing protein 20-like, with product MGTLQVLVLLLGLVGCPTARGGEPGTLHITGMWVTVPRQLSPRADTNPLTVSYWLEVDGRPRILRLRPRRGLVSRPFTLVTYGEDGARWEEHPFVQDNCFYQGEVQGSPGSLVALGTCGRGLRGVLWVEGGTYEIEPIPDDPSFRHVLYRMEAADNPMGPTCGLTPEELQHQKALLPWLQAPLVEEEYMLKEWWTHIRYAKIVVVVDNVRFVRSGRNESEVLRQVIEVINIGDSLYEQLSVQLFLVGLEIWTKSNFINITNSVNKALGDFNKWRKSDLYPRMRHDTAHLFAYQSFGKSLGLAFLASMCDSQWSAAVDSFTNRKLSSFIITFVHELGHNLGMRHDEPFCKCRRKKCIMYESEVDTDAFSDCSYKNYFDFLGSGAGCLRQPPAPGSYYTLKREYCGNKIVESGEQCDCGSRSNCRKDPCCHPNCTFTAGSVCASGKCCKGCQVRPAGTLCRASTGVCDLPEYCNGTSPWCQPDLYVQDGTPCKDGSYCYRGKCSSHSEQCKHLFGKQARVAPLDCFKVNTLGDRFGNCGIRNNIHFIKCSVEDMLCGRIQCENIHRLPFLQNHITVVQTPAEGKKCWGLDYHIGMATADLGAVEDGTPCGSDMLCIKRTCTNMSVLNYDCNITKCHNRGVCNNRKNCHCRYGWAPPDCEWEGFGGSIDSGPAPSEEIFQRAKIGVTVFSFLFLFVLGVALTIYYKQEIGEWLRREKV from the coding sequence ATGGGGACACtgcaggtgctggtgctgctgctgggcctggTGGGGTGCCCCACTGCCCGGGGGGGCGAGCCCGGGACGCTGCACATCACTGGCATGTGGGTGACGGTGCCGCGGCAGTTGAGCCCCCGTGCCGACACCAACCCCCTGACCGTTTCCTACTGGCTGGAGGTGGACGGGCGGCCGCGGATCCTGCGCCTGCGGCCCAGGAGGGGCCTGGTCTCCCGGCCCTTCACCTTGGTCACCTATGGCGAGGATGGGGCACGCTGGGAGGAGCACCCCTTCGTGCAGGACAACTGCTTCTACCAGGGAGAGGTACAGGGAAGCCCCGGCTCCCTGGTGGCCCTTGGCACCTGTGGCAGGGGCCTCCGTGGAGTGCTGTGGGTGGAAGGTGGCACCTACGAGATTGAGCCCATCCCCGACGATCCGTCTTTTCGGCACGTCCTCTACCGCATGGAGGCAGCTGACAACCCCATGGGCCCCACGTGTGGGCTGACCCCAGAGGAACTGCAGCACCAAAAGGCTTTGCTGCCATGGCTCCAGGCCCCCTTGGTGGAAGAGGAGTACATGCTGAAGGAATGGTGGACGCACATCAGGTATGCAAAGATAGTAGTGGTCGTGGACAACGTGCGGTTTGTGAGGTCGGGCAGGAATGAATCCGAAGTCTTGAGGCAAGTCATAGAAGTCATCAATATTGGGGACTCTCTGTATGAACAGCTTTCCGTTCAACTGTTCCTCGTGGGACTGGAGATCTGGAccaaaagtaattttataaaCATTACTAACTCTGTAAACAAGGCACTTGGAGACTTTAACAAATGGCGAAAATCAGACCTGTATCCACGGATGCGCCACGATACCGCTCACTTATTTGCATATCAGAGCTTTGGAAAAAGCCTGGGGTTGGCATTTCTGGCGTCCATGTGTGATAGCCAGTGGTCAGCAGCAGTTGATTCCTTCACCAACAGGAAGTTGTCCTCGTTTATTATCACGTTTGTCCATGAGCTGGGCCATAATCTTGGGATGCGCCATGACGAACCGTTCTGCAAATGTAGGCGGAAGAAATGCATTATGTATGAAAGCGAAGTTGACACCGATGCGTTCAGTGACTGCAGTTACAAAAACTACTTTGACTTTCTTGGGAGTGGTGCTGGCTGCTTGCGTCAGCCACCGGCACCTGGCAGCTACTACACCTTGAAGCGTGAATACTGTGGGAATAAGATAGTAGAAAGCGGAGAGCAATGTGACTGTGGTTCACGGTCAAACTGCAGAAAGGATCCTTGCTGTCACCCTAACTGTACATTTACTGCAGGTTCCGTTTGTGCTTCTGGAAAATGTTGCAAGGGCTGTCAGGTCCGTCCAGCAGGAACACTGTGCAGAGCAAGTACTGGCGTCTGCGACCTGCCAGAGTACTGCAACGGGACTTCCCCGTGGTGCCAGCCAGACTTATACGTACAAGATGGAACCCCTTGCAAAGATGGTTCCTATTGCTATCGAGGAAAATGTTCTTCCCACAGTGAACAATGCAAGCATCTCTTTGGCAAACAAGCCAGGGTTGCTCCTTTAGATTGTTTCAAAGTGAATACTCTAGGTGACCGGTTTGGAAATTGTGGTATTCGTaacaatattcattttataaaatgcagtGTTGAGGATATGTTATGTGGTAGGATACAGTGTGAAAACATACACAGGTTGCCTTTTTTGCAAAACCACATAACGGTAGTCCAAACCCCTGCTGAAGGTAAAAAGTGTTGGGGTCTTGACTACCACATAGGGATGGCTACAGCTGACCTAGGGGCTGTGGAAGATGGCACGCCATGTGGTAGTGACATGCTTTGTATCAAAAGGACATGTACCAATATGTCCGTGCTGAACTACGACTGTAACATAACAAAGTGCCATAACAGAGGAGTGTGTAACAATCGTAAGAACTGTCACTGCAGGTATGGATGGGCTCCTCCAGATTGTGAGTGGGAAGGATTTGGAGGTAGCATTGACAGTGGACCTGCTCCATCCGAGGAGATTTTTCAGAGAGCAAAAATAGGAGTAACAgtatttagctttctttttctctttgtccttgGAGTTGCCCTTACCATATATTATAAACAGGAAATAGGGGAATGGCTTAGGAGGGAAAAAGTCTGA